TATTGATTTTCATAATTTGTCAATACCTCTTGTGCATTTATTATTCCACTTACAATAAAAAAGAAGAGTAGAATACGTTTTTTTAGAAGATTTTTCAAAGCACGTGTACTTTTAGACATGATAGAAAATTATATTTTGTATAGCGAATATAAAGCCTTTTCGTAAAATGAAATAATTAGAATAAAATCTATAAAGCCTTATAGGAACTGGTTTGAAGCTTATATCTATTATTTCTCGAACATAATTTGAAGTGTAAAAAACTCGCCTTTCTGAAGAATTCCATCTAAGTTTCGGTCAATAATTAATGTAATATACACTTGATTGTTATCGTAGATATTCCAATCCATTTCAGCATCATATTGAAAAACACCTTTTAAAGTCCATTTGTGAATATCCCATTGTCCAGAAGTTCCTGATTTTTCAACCCGTTTGTCTTTATTCGGAACGTAATACAAATATTGGTGTCCATCAAGCGATAAGAAAGGGTAGTGTAGCAACTGATTTTCTTCGGCAGCAAAGCCTGTACCAGCCTCAAAATATGGGATACTTTCTATTTCAGTTCCTTCATGTAAATTGATGTCAACCGTATGATTCGTTACCAATGCTTGCGCCGCATAAAATAAATTCTTTTTCTCTTGATAAGGCTTATTCAGATACTCGATACTAAATTCAGTAGGGTTTAAGGTGATTGTTTGTTTTGTATCATAAATAGAGAAAACTTGATTGCCTTGCTTGATCACAATATTATCGGTGGTGTATTCTTGTGCATGTATAAAACAAGTAAGCAAACAGAAAACCGTAAGGAACATTGTATTTTTCATAGTCGTTGTATTTGATAGGCTAAAATTATCGTCTATCCTTGATAAAAAACTCACTATAATTATTGATTTACAGACTTTTTAAAACAATAAAAGCCAACCGATTACACTGCCCCCAAAAAGTTAGACACTTTTGGGGGCATTTTTTATGGCAAGAAAAGTAAAATATGATGTAACATACAAGTTGCGATGTGTCAAAGAAGTTTTAAAAAAACATCATTCAGTTCATTCTATATCACATCAAGAAGGTATTTCAGGAAGTTTATTGCGTAAGTGGATTACTGATTATCATAATCAAGGAGCTTTAGGTTTAGAACCTAAGAAAAACCAAACGTATAGCGTTGAATTTAAGTTGAAAGTTATTAAGTCTATAACCAAACAGTTTCTTAGTTTGCGTGAAGCACGCTTGAAATTTAATATTCCAAGTGAATCGCTTATTATAAAATGGCAAAAAGATTTTGCTACCTTTGGAATAGACGGATTAAAACCCAAACCAAAAGGCCGTCCCAAGACTATGAGCACATCTAAGGGTAGACCTAAAAAATCGAAACAACCGTTAACAAGAGAAGAAGAACTATTGTTAGAGATTGAACGTTTACGTTGTGAAGTTGCACTCTTAAAAAAGTTCAATGCCTTAATTCAAGCCGAGGAAGAAAAACAAAAGAAACTTGGACGCAAGCCATAAATGAATTAAGGCCAGAATTTCATCTAAATTTACTTTTAGATTGTACACATATGGCTAGAAGCAGCTTTTACTATCATATTTCACGTAGTAAAACAGATAAATACGAGGAATTAAAACTTAAGATAAAATCCATTTATCATCAGCATAAAGGGCGATATGGCTATCGACGAATTACCGATGAATTAAGAAAATCAGGAACTATCATCAATCATAAAACTGTTCTTAAACTGATGAATAGCTTAGGATTAAAGAGTTTGATTCGAAGAAAAAAATACAAATCTTACAAAGGAGAACAAGGAAAGATTGCACCAAACATCTTGCAAAGAGCATTTAAGGCTGATAAACCCAACCAAAAATGGGTAACAGATGTTACCGAGTTTAAAGTAAAAGATAAAAAACTATATTTATCACCAATAATGGATCTGTACAATCAAGAAATTATCAGCTATGAGTTAAGCGAACGACCTGTTTTTAATCAAGTAACTCAAATGCTTAAAAAGGCATTTAAAATAACGAAAGACACTAAAGATTTGATATTACATTCCGATCAAGGATGGCAATATCAGATGAAACAATATCAAGCTTTATTAAATAAAAAAGGAATCGTACAAAGTATGAGTAGAAAAGGAAATTGTTTGGATAATGCTATTATCGAAAATTTCTTTGGAATACTGAAATCGGAACTATTTTATTTACAAAAATTTAATTCTATTGATGAGTTGAAAAAAGAAATAAAACAATACATTTACTATTACAATAACGAGAGGATAAAATCGAACTTAAATAAAATGAGCCCGATACAATATCGAACTCATTTTTATAATTATTAATTTTTAATCTGTCCAAACTTTTGGGTGCAGTCTAGATCGGTTGGCTTTTATTGTTTACTTATTTCGATTCATTTCTTTTATTCTGGCTTTGTTTCTATCGTCTAAAAGAGAGGCAACAGCCCAGATTGCAGCTGGTAACCATCCGAATAAGGAGATTTGTAAAACTAAGCAAATCACACCATGAATTATTTTTCCTCTTAGTATAAAGGATAACCATGGTAAGAGTACAGCTAATATGATCATTAAATTTTATTTTTAGAATTCATAATTTCGTTATAATACAATACAGAAACTTTTTCTGAAGTTATGTGTAAATCATTTTCCAGAAGTGCTTGCGCCACTTTTTCGGCTGCAATGGATTTGTATTTGGAGAGATTTCCAACCAAAAAAGGATTAAACAAAGGTAATATCTTAGCGCTGATATTTTCAGCCAAACGATATTCGACTCGATTGCCAATCAACAAAGAAGGGCGGTATAGAAACAGCTGTTTCACATTTTCTTGTTGTAACGCTTTTTCTGCTTCTCCTTTCATTTTGAGATAAAAGTTAGAGGTTGTAGCATTTGCACCAACCGAAGAAATATAATGAAATTTCGTCAACCCTTTTTTATTTCCTAATTGTGCAAATTGTACTGGTATATCTATTTCAATTTTACGATAAGCATGCAGATCAGGCGTTCTCTTGCGTGTTGTTCCTAAGCAAGAAAAGATAGAATCAATCGTTTCAATATCATCTAAATTTATTTGAGAATTAAAATCAGTTACAATCTCAACTAATTTCGGATGATTAATTTGCTGAGGTTTTCGAACAACCATAATAACTTTTGAATAATTAGAATGCTTTAATAATTTATCCAACAATAAAGAACCGATCAAACCTGTACTTCCTAAAATCAATGCCGTTTTATTCATGAACTAAATATTCATCAACAACCAATACCATGCACCATTTACGTCACCTTGTTCTAAAAGCTTTGCTGCTATTTGATGACGTACCTCAACCGACTTAAATTTCTCGATGTCTAAACGTTCTGTTAATTGTTCTTTGAAATGAAAAATCATTTCTTCTGTCGGTAATTTTTCTACATTTCCTAATTGACCTAAATTATTACCTGTTAAGTATTTAGAATACTTCACTTCATCTGGTAATTGATCTATACCTAAACCAACAGTACGGGTTGGTTTTTCAACTTCAAAGATTGATTCTGGAATGATACGGCAATAATAATCTCCACCCATACGCGCAACTAAATCCAAATCATAAGGGGAAACTTTATCATTTTCATCCAATAAGTTTTTGTGAATATGCAATCGCACAACTTCCGCAATAACTAAATTTGCTGCACCGGGTTGATCTGTAATCGAAATTACTTCGCGTACCTTACATTCTAATTGCACAGGCGATTCTGCAACGCGAGGAGGTTTTACCAATTCGGAAGGAAGTTCTGTAAAACCAGCTTTCACAAATTCGTTTACTCCTTTTGGGTATTCGACACTCGCCAAGGATTGTTGTTGTACAATATCATAATTTACAATATTAATCACACATTCTGGATGTTCCCAAATATTTTCTAATGTATGTTTTGTTGTTCCATCTCTCATTTTTCTTAACGGTGAAAAAACACAAATAGGTGGATTTTGTCCCATCATATTGAAAAAAGAAAATGGACTCAAATTTACATTTCCATCTTTATCCATTGTACTTGCAAAGCAAATAGGACGTGGAGAAATAGCAT
This portion of the Empedobacter stercoris genome encodes:
- a CDS encoding IS3 family transposase (programmed frameshift) → MARKVKYDVTYKLRCVKEVLKKHHSVHSISHQEGISGSLLRKWITDYHNQGALGLEPKKNQTYSVEFKLKVIKSITKQFLSLREARLKFNIPSESLIIKWQKDFATFGIDGLKPKPKGRPKTMSTSKGRPKKSKQPLTREEELLLEIERLRCEVGTLKKVQCLNSSRGRKTKETWTQAINELRPEFHLNLLLDCTHMARSSFYYHISRSKTDKYEELKLKIKSIYHQHKGRYGYRRITDELRKSGTIINHKTVLKLMNSLGLKSLIRRKKYKSYKGEQGKIAPNILQRAFKADKPNQKWVTDVTEFKVKDKKLYLSPIMDLYNQEIISYELSERPVFNQVTQMLKKAFKITKDTKDLILHSDQGWQYQMKQYQALLNKKGIVQSMSRKGNCLDNAIIENFFGILKSELFYLQKFNSIDELKKEIKQYIYYYNNERIKSNLNKMSPIQYRTHFYNY
- a CDS encoding NAD(P)H-binding protein, translating into MNKTALILGSTGLIGSLLLDKLLKHSNYSKVIMVVRKPQQINHPKLVEIVTDFNSQINLDDIETIDSIFSCLGTTRKRTPDLHAYRKIEIDIPVQFAQLGNKKGLTKFHYISSVGANATTSNFYLKMKGEAEKALQQENVKQLFLYRPSLLIGNRVEYRLAENISAKILPLFNPFLVGNLSKYKSIAAEKVAQALLENDLHITSEKVSVLYYNEIMNSKNKI
- a CDS encoding YqaE/Pmp3 family membrane protein, coding for MIILAVLLPWLSFILRGKIIHGVICLVLQISLFGWLPAAIWAVASLLDDRNKARIKEMNRNK
- a CDS encoding flavin reductase family protein, producing the protein MQHTKSFEPNTSQFDDIFKHAISPRPICFASTMDKDGNVNLSPFSFFNMMGQNPPICVFSPLRKMRDGTTKHTLENIWEHPECVINIVNYDIVQQQSLASVEYPKGVNEFVKAGFTELPSELVKPPRVAESPVQLECKVREVISITDQPGAANLVIAEVVRLHIHKNLLDENDKVSPYDLDLVARMGGDYYCRIIPESIFEVEKPTRTVGLGIDQLPDEVKYSKYLTGNNLGQLGNVEKLPTEEMIFHFKEQLTERLDIEKFKSVEVRHQIAAKLLEQGDVNGAWYWLLMNI